The Deinococcus roseus genome has a window encoding:
- a CDS encoding C40 family peptidase, translating into MRKVLLFIFLCCLSVAQAASYTVKSGDTLSSISRKTKVSIDTLVKLNKLSSSTLAIGQKLQLGGSSTSKAPAATPAKSQTAQRSSQVRVIAASWRGVPYVYGGVSRRGIDCSGFTMTVMKQMGVNLPHSSAAQYNYGTPVSKANLMEGDLVFFAAGGRGISHVGMYLGNGQFIHASTPRTGVIVSSIGEAYYRSTYVGARRVLRH; encoded by the coding sequence ATGAGGAAAGTCCTGCTTTTCATCTTCCTTTGCTGTCTCAGTGTGGCACAGGCTGCCAGCTACACAGTGAAATCTGGAGATACCCTCAGCAGCATCTCCCGCAAAACCAAAGTCTCCATCGACACCCTGGTCAAGCTGAACAAACTGTCCAGCTCCACCCTTGCAATTGGTCAGAAGCTCCAGCTGGGTGGATCTTCCACCAGCAAAGCCCCCGCAGCCACCCCCGCCAAATCCCAGACTGCCCAGAGAAGCAGCCAGGTGCGGGTGATTGCAGCCAGCTGGCGTGGCGTTCCTTACGTCTACGGCGGCGTTTCCAGAAGAGGCATCGACTGCTCTGGTTTCACCATGACGGTGATGAAGCAGATGGGTGTGAACCTCCCCCACTCCAGCGCAGCCCAGTACAACTACGGCACCCCGGTGTCCAAAGCCAACCTGATGGAAGGCGATCTGGTGTTCTTCGCTGCAGGTGGCCGCGGCATTTCCCACGTGGGCATGTACCTCGGCAACGGGCAATTCATCCATGCCAGCACCCCCAGAACCGGCGTGATCGTCAGCAGCATCGGTGAGGCTTACTACCGCAGCACCTATGTGGGTGCCCGTCGGGTGCTTCGCCACTGA
- a CDS encoding LysR substrate-binding domain-containing protein → MELRHLRYFVAVAEEKHFGRAAERLFITQPPLSQQIRHLEEELGIKLLKRTTQKVELTEAGKVFLEEARITLEHADRAISAARRVGRSEASRLELAFIASVASAILTPLLVAFKNAHPEVNVNLAFMRTSDQIPALQEGQIDAGFVRLPFSGQGLVLEEVARDRFVALLPPQHPLAAQQKINLLDLRDAPFITTEPQASPDFQTGLREICARVGFVPHIAQEAGNLQAVVTLVAAGMGVSLVPEGVAETAPPETHIREIDMEPTWSSMAIAYRRDNRSKTLSQFLAVLHQQLEK, encoded by the coding sequence ATGGAACTCCGGCACCTGCGGTACTTTGTGGCCGTGGCAGAAGAAAAGCATTTTGGACGCGCAGCAGAACGCCTGTTCATCACGCAGCCCCCACTCAGCCAGCAAATCCGGCATCTGGAAGAGGAACTGGGGATCAAGCTGTTGAAACGGACCACCCAGAAAGTCGAACTGACTGAAGCAGGCAAGGTGTTTCTGGAGGAGGCCCGCATCACGCTGGAGCACGCAGACCGGGCCATCAGTGCAGCCAGAAGGGTGGGGCGCAGTGAGGCCAGCAGGCTGGAACTGGCCTTCATTGCTTCTGTGGCTTCTGCCATCCTGACCCCACTGCTGGTGGCCTTCAAAAATGCCCACCCGGAGGTCAATGTCAACCTGGCGTTCATGCGAACCTCGGACCAGATTCCGGCCCTGCAGGAAGGCCAGATCGATGCGGGCTTTGTGCGTCTGCCTTTCAGCGGTCAGGGTCTGGTGCTGGAGGAGGTCGCCAGAGACCGCTTTGTGGCGTTGCTGCCTCCGCAACATCCTCTGGCTGCACAACAGAAAATCAATTTGCTGGACCTGAGAGATGCACCTTTCATCACCACAGAGCCTCAGGCCTCCCCGGATTTTCAGACTGGTTTGAGGGAGATATGCGCCCGGGTGGGTTTTGTGCCCCACATTGCCCAGGAAGCTGGGAACCTGCAGGCCGTGGTGACCCTGGTGGCAGCTGGAATGGGGGTCTCCCTGGTGCCAGAAGGGGTGGCAGAAACGGCCCCTCCAGAAACCCACATCCGTGAAATCGACATGGAGCCCACCTGGTCCAGCATGGCCATTGCATACCGCAGGGACAACAGAAGCAAGACCCTTTCCCAGTTTCTGGCTGTGCTGCACCAGCAACTGGAAAAATAG
- a CDS encoding MFS transporter — MTLLTRPSTSNTSHTETRLASRFILGFLGTCVFMCVYSTQSILPELSREFHASAVATGATIGATTLAMALMSPIMGLIADAVGRKRVLIATLILLAIPTLMAGFAGSLQELVFWRFLQGLIIPGITVVSMAYVSEEFPKDRISHMLAAYVSGSVLGGFLGRLVSGIVTEQASWHASFWVLGGLNLAGALLCYFLLPQSRKFIPQRKLGDALKSIKGHLSNPKLITANTVGFFTLFSLTGLFTYVNYHLSAAPYHLGPTTLGFLFTVYLIGMVITPLSGKWISKLGNSKALTLAMCASSLGMVLTLTPSLYTILLGLVLASSGVFVAQAAATSYVAANATYARSLASGLYNLCYYGGGAFSTLLVGHMFTHFGWTGAILTLMGSQVVAASVANWGWKK, encoded by the coding sequence ATGACCTTGCTGACCCGCCCCAGCACCTCCAACACCTCCCACACCGAAACCCGTCTGGCTTCCCGCTTCATCCTCGGTTTTCTGGGCACCTGTGTGTTCATGTGCGTGTACAGCACCCAGTCCATCCTGCCTGAACTGTCCAGGGAATTTCACGCCAGTGCCGTGGCCACTGGGGCCACCATCGGGGCAACAACCCTGGCCATGGCCCTGATGTCTCCCATCATGGGCCTGATTGCAGACGCCGTGGGACGCAAAAGGGTTCTGATTGCCACCCTGATTTTGCTGGCCATTCCCACCCTGATGGCGGGCTTTGCAGGCAGTTTGCAGGAACTGGTCTTCTGGCGCTTCCTGCAGGGCCTGATCATTCCTGGCATCACCGTGGTCAGCATGGCCTACGTCAGCGAGGAATTCCCAAAAGACCGCATCTCCCACATGCTGGCCGCCTATGTTTCAGGCTCTGTCCTGGGAGGCTTTCTGGGAAGGCTGGTTTCGGGCATCGTCACGGAACAGGCAAGCTGGCATGCTTCGTTCTGGGTGCTGGGAGGGCTGAATCTTGCTGGAGCCCTGCTGTGTTATTTCCTGCTGCCCCAGTCCAGAAAATTCATTCCTCAACGCAAACTGGGAGATGCCCTGAAATCCATCAAGGGCCACCTCAGCAACCCGAAACTGATCACAGCCAACACCGTGGGGTTCTTCACCCTGTTTTCTTTGACTGGACTTTTCACCTACGTGAATTACCACCTGTCTGCTGCCCCTTACCACCTGGGTCCCACCACCCTGGGCTTTCTGTTCACGGTGTACCTGATTGGCATGGTGATCACCCCCCTCTCTGGCAAATGGATCTCAAAGCTGGGCAACAGCAAAGCCCTCACCCTCGCCATGTGCGCTTCCAGCCTGGGCATGGTCCTGACCCTCACCCCCAGCCTTTACACCATCCTGCTGGGTCTGGTGCTGGCCTCCTCGGGGGTGTTCGTGGCCCAGGCTGCTGCCACCAGTTACGTGGCGGCCAACGCCACCTACGCCCGCTCACTGGCCTCAGGACTTTACAACCTCTGCTATTACGGAGGAGGGGCCTTCTCAACACTGCTGGTGGGTCACATGTTCACCCACTTCGGCTGGACCGGGGCCATCCTGACCCTGATGGGCTCGCAGGTGGTGGCTGCATCGGTGGCCAACTGGGGGTGGAAGAAATGA